The Papaver somniferum cultivar HN1 chromosome 3, ASM357369v1, whole genome shotgun sequence genome includes a region encoding these proteins:
- the LOC113360980 gene encoding 11S globulin seed storage protein 2-like: protein MAKAIPFVTLIIFFLVSTAFAQYQTGQQGQQYQQQQIQQQEARQCRIQRITPSQPTQRIQSEGGVTEMWNEFDDQFQCAGVAALRNIIQPNCLSLPNFSPSPRLVYIQQGQGLIGMSIPGCAETYHSGQQSVRGGSIRTRQGEQSDQHQKVHRVRQGDIVAVPAGVAHWCYNDGNEELVAVSVNDLNNNANQLEQKLRSFYLAGGHQQIYSSVQSPQQQQQQKETFQNVFRAFDENLMAEAFNLPVEVIRRMQQEDQRGFIVRVTGEGMRMIRPEEDEEYEQRYQSRRENGMEELYCNLKIRQYLDNPKEADIYTEQAGRINHANGQKLQILNYMDMSAEKGNLYPNAMHAPHWTMNAHSVFYVTRGDAHVEIVGSNGQTVYYDHVKQGELFVVPQQFVSSMRAGNNGFEYVAFKTSSQPMKSPLVGYTSAFKAMPIQVLANSFQISTQEAQSLKYNREHQTMLLPLRNVRSS, encoded by the exons ATGGCTAAAGCTATTCCTTTCGTAACCTTGATCATCTTCTTCCTCGTGTCAACGGCTTTTGCCCAATATCAAACAGGCCAACAAGGCCAACAATATCAGCAGCAGCAGATTCAACAGCAAGAGGCTCGACAATGTCGTATCCAACGCATAACACCGAGTCAGCCTACTCAGCGTATTCAATCTGAAGGAGGTGTGACTGAAATGTGGAATGAATTTGATGATCAGTTCCAATGTGCTGGCGTTGCTGCATTAAGAAACATCATTCAGCCTAATTGTCTTTCGCTTCCCAACTTTTCTCCATCTCCTCGCCTTGTGTACATTCAACAAG GTCAGGGGTTGATAGGAATGTCCATCCCCGGCTGCGCTGAGACATACCATTCTGGGCAACAATCAGTAAGAGGCGGAAGTATTAGGACTAGACAGGGTGAACAAAGTGATCAACACCAGAAAGTACACAGGGTTCGCCAAGGTGACATTGTTGCTGTTCCAGCTGGTGTAGCTCACTGGTGCTACAACGATGGCAATGAAGAACTTGTTGCTGTCTCTGTTAATGATCTTAACAACAATGCCAACCAACTTGAACAAAAGTTAAGG TCATTCTACCTTGCTGGTGGGCACCAACAAATCTACTCATCCGTACAAAGtccacagcaacaacaacagcaaaaaGAGACATTCCAAAATGTATTTCGAGCATTCGATGAGAATTTGATGGCTGAAGCGTTTAACCTTCCCGTGGAAGTTATTAGGAGGATGCAGCAAGAAGATCAGAGAGGTTTTATCGTTAGAGTTACAGGAGAAGGAATGAGGATGATCAGGcctgaagaagacgaagaatatgaACAGAGGTATCAATCAAGAAGGGAAAACGGCATGGAGGAACTTTACTGCAACCTGAAAATTAGGCAGTACTTGGACAACCCTAAAGAAGCTGATATTTATACAGAGCAAGCCGGAAGAATCAACCACGCAAACGGACAAAAGCTTCAAATTCTAAACTACATGGACATGAGCGCGGAGAAAGGAAACCTTTACCCG aaTGCAATGCATGCACCTCACTGGACGATGAATGCTCACAGCGTCTTTTATGTGACTCGTGGCGATGCCCATGTAGAAATTGTAGGTAGCAATGGACAAACAGTTTATTATGACCATGTGAAACAAGGAGAGCTCTTTGTCGTTCCTCAGCAATTCGTTTCATCAATGAGGGCAGGAAACAATGGATTTGAGTACGTGGCTTTCAAGACTTCCAGTCAGCCTATGAAGAGTCCTTTAGTGGGTTATACCTCAGCTTTCAAAGCAATGCCAATACAAGTTCTCGCAAACTCTTTCCAAATCTCTACACAAGAAGCCCAAAGCCTCAAATATAACAGGGAACATCAAACCATGCTCTTGCCTCTTAGAAATGTTAGATCTTCTTAA